The Cygnus atratus isolate AKBS03 ecotype Queensland, Australia chromosome 7, CAtr_DNAZoo_HiC_assembly, whole genome shotgun sequence genome includes a window with the following:
- the CH25H gene encoding cholesterol 25-hydroxylase, whose amino-acid sequence MNCSVPDGVLHCYAMDRQQDRLCLQFLWDFVTAKQPLINSPFFPVLFSFTAYMAFCLPYIALDFLSTRLPNLRKYKIQPQNYPTLGMMVPCIIQSAYHHVVWIFPVTFLHWYWKPVNLPLIAPELPEVLLQVVICLLLFDFEYFLWHLLHHRVPWLYKTFHKVHHKHISTFALTTQYSSVWELLSLGFFAAINPLLLGCHPLTEMIFFLVNIWLSVEDHSGYDLPWSTHRLVPFGWYGGAPHHDLHHLKFKSNYAPYFTHWDRLFGTFTESHSS is encoded by the coding sequence ATGAACTGCAGCGTGCCGGACGGAGTGCTGCACTGCTACGCAATGGACAGACAACAGGACAGGCTGTGCCTTCAGTTTCTTTGGGACTTTGTCACAGCAAAACAGCCACTGATCAATTCACCgttttttccagtgctgttttcttttacagcatACATGGCTTTCTGTCTTCCCTATATTGCACTGGACTTTCTCAGCACTAGACTGCCAAActtgagaaaatacaaaatccagCCACAGAACTATCCAACTCTTGGAATGATGGTGCCTTGCATTATTCAGAGTGCGTATCACCATGTGGTTTGGATTTTTCCAGTGACATTTCTCCACTGGTACTGGAAACCAGTGAATCTACCGTTGATAGCTCCAGAGCTGCCTGAGGTCCTGCTGCAAGTAGTAATTTGCCTACTGCTGTTTGATTTTGAGTATTTCCTGTGGCATTTGCTTCATCACAGAGTGCCATGGCTCTACAAGACCTTCCACAAGGTGCATCACAAGCACATATCAACATTTGCTCTTACTACACAGTATTCCAGTGTATGGGAACTGCTGTCACTGGGATTCTTTGCTGCCATCAATCCGTTGCTCCTTGGATGTCATCCTTTgacagaaatgattttcttccttgtaaACATCTGGCTGTCAGTGGAGGACCATTCAGGATATGACCTCCCGTGGTCAACTCACCGACTTGTGCCATTTGGCTGGTATGGAGGAGCACCGCATCACGATCTCCATCATCTGAAATTCAAGTCAAACTATGCTCCTTACTTCACCCACTGGGACAGACTCTTTGGGACATTCACAGAGTCACATTCTAGTTAA